A window of Piliocolobus tephrosceles isolate RC106 chromosome 13, ASM277652v3, whole genome shotgun sequence contains these coding sequences:
- the SCGB1C1 gene encoding secretoglobin family 1C member 1, producing the protein MKGSRALLLVALTLFCICPLATGEDCNEFFMDFLQTLLVGTPEELYEGPLGKYNVNEDAKAAMTELKSCIDGLQPIHKAELIKLLV; encoded by the exons ATGAAGGGGAGCCGTGCCCTCCTGCTGGTGGCCCTCACCCTGTTCTGCATCTGCC CGCTGGCCACAGGGGAGGACTGCAATGAGTTTTTCATGGACTTCCTGCAAACACTACTGGTGGGGACCCCAGAGGAGCTCTATGAGGGGCCCCTGGGCAAGTACAATGTCAACGAAGATGCCAAGGCAGCAATGACTGAACTCAAGTCCTGCATAGACGGCCTGCAGCCAATACACAAGGCAGAGCTGATCAAGTTGCTGGTAtga